One part of the Bacillus sp. FJAT-45350 genome encodes these proteins:
- the dpaA gene encoding dipicolinic acid synthetase subunit A, producing the protein MLTGKHIVIIGGDARQLEIIRKLSTLDAKITMLGFEQLDDGFVGATKKQIDDVDFKTVDAILLPVSGTNQSGVVETVFSNQPVTITTDMLKKTPDHCIVYTGISNDFLNESTDEVGRKLVKLLERDDIAIYNSIPTVEGTVMMAIQHTDITVHNANVAVLGLGRVGMSVARTFDALGANVKVGAQQSKDLARIFEMGLTPFQIAELVEQVSDVDIVINTIPAPVITANVIAELPSNALIIDLASKPGGTDFRYAEKRGIKALLAPGLPGIVAPKTAGQILANVLSKLLVEDL; encoded by the coding sequence ATGTTAACTGGAAAACATATTGTGATTATTGGTGGCGATGCCCGTCAGCTAGAGATAATACGGAAGTTGTCAACGCTAGATGCAAAGATCACAATGCTTGGTTTTGAGCAATTAGATGATGGCTTCGTTGGAGCAACAAAGAAGCAAATAGATGATGTAGATTTTAAAACTGTAGATGCGATTTTATTGCCAGTCAGTGGAACAAATCAATCAGGTGTAGTAGAAACGGTATTTTCAAATCAACCTGTAACGATTACAACAGATATGTTAAAGAAAACACCTGATCATTGCATTGTCTATACAGGTATTAGCAACGATTTTCTCAATGAATCAACTGACGAGGTAGGACGTAAACTTGTGAAATTATTAGAACGTGATGATATTGCAATCTATAATTCTATTCCTACGGTAGAAGGAACGGTCATGATGGCTATACAACATACTGATATTACAGTTCATAATGCAAACGTAGCTGTATTAGGACTTGGGAGAGTAGGTATGTCTGTAGCTAGAACGTTTGATGCCTTAGGGGCCAATGTGAAGGTAGGAGCTCAGCAATCAAAGGATTTAGCTAGAATATTTGAAATGGGGTTAACTCCTTTTCAAATTGCTGAACTAGTGGAGCAGGTTTCAGATGTTGATATTGTAATAAATACGATTCCTGCCCCTGTAATAACAGCAAATGTTATTGCTGAACTACCATCAAATGCGCTTATTATCGACTTAGCATCAAAGCCAGGTGGTACAGATTTTCGTTATGCTGAAAAAAGAGGGATTAAAGCATTGTTAGCTCCAGGGCTGCCTGGAATTGTTGCTCCGAAAACAGCTGGGCAAATTTTAGCAAATGTTCTTTCGAAATTATTAGTAGAAGATTTATAA
- a CDS encoding dipicolinate synthase subunit B — translation MSLKGKHIGFGLTGSHCTYGEVLPQMKKLVELGAKVTPFVTHTVKSTDTKFGDSDDWIKQIKDITSEELVDSIVKAEPFGPKTPLDCMVIAPLTGGSTSKFANALTDSPVLMAAKATLRNSNPVVLGISTNDALGLNGVNIMRLMSTKNIYFIPFGQDAPDVKPNSLVARMEAIPETIEHALRGKQYQPVVIEKFRD, via the coding sequence ATGTCTTTAAAAGGTAAACACATTGGGTTTGGGTTAACAGGATCTCATTGTACGTATGGTGAGGTGCTCCCTCAAATGAAAAAATTAGTCGAACTAGGTGCCAAGGTAACACCATTTGTTACTCATACAGTGAAATCAACAGATACTAAATTTGGGGATAGTGACGATTGGATTAAGCAAATCAAAGATATTACAAGTGAAGAGCTAGTTGATTCCATTGTAAAGGCTGAACCATTTGGTCCAAAAACACCACTAGATTGTATGGTGATTGCACCTTTAACAGGGGGATCAACTAGTAAATTTGCGAATGCTCTTACAGATTCTCCTGTATTAATGGCAGCTAAGGCAACCCTAAGAAATAGTAATCCAGTTGTGTTAGGGATTTCTACAAATGATGCTTTAGGCTTAAATGGGGTAAATATTATGAGGCTTATGTCAACAAAAAATATATACTTTATCCCTTTTGGGCAAGACGCTCCAGATGTAAAACCTAACTCGTTAGTAGCAAGAATGGAAGCAATTCCAGAAACAATAGAGCATGCACTACGTGGTAAGCAATATCAGCCTGTGGTAATTGAAAAATTCAGAGATTAG
- the asd gene encoding aspartate-semialdehyde dehydrogenase, whose protein sequence is MVQQTGYNVAVVGATGAVGQQILKTLEERNFPVSELKLLSSKRSAGKKIEFKGQEVTVEEATPEAFEGVQLALFSAGGSVSKALAPEAAKRGAIVVDNTSAFRMDPEIPLVVPEVNEEDLHNHKGIIANPNCSTIQMVVALEPLRKKYGLKKIIVSTYQAVSGAGLGAINEMKEQSKALLEGQEATPEILPCGGDKKHYQIAYNAIPQIDVFGDNGYTFEEMKMINETKKIMHMPELEVAATCVRLPVETGHSESVYVETEKGGATVAELKELMASSPGITLEDDTENQVYPMAINCVGKNDVFVGRIRNDLDKDNGYHMWIVSDNLLKGAAWNSVQIAESLVKLQLLK, encoded by the coding sequence ATGGTACAACAAACAGGATATAACGTAGCAGTAGTAGGAGCAACAGGTGCAGTAGGTCAACAAATCTTAAAAACTCTAGAGGAAAGAAATTTCCCAGTGTCTGAGTTGAAATTACTTTCTTCAAAGCGTTCTGCAGGGAAGAAAATTGAATTTAAAGGTCAAGAGGTAACAGTTGAGGAAGCAACACCTGAAGCATTTGAAGGAGTTCAATTAGCATTATTCAGCGCAGGTGGTTCAGTATCAAAGGCTCTTGCACCAGAAGCGGCAAAACGTGGGGCAATTGTAGTTGATAATACGAGTGCATTCCGTATGGATCCGGAAATTCCACTTGTAGTGCCGGAAGTAAATGAAGAGGATCTTCATAATCATAAAGGAATTATTGCAAATCCAAACTGTTCTACAATTCAAATGGTTGTTGCTTTAGAACCTCTTCGTAAAAAATATGGTCTAAAGAAAATTATTGTTTCTACGTACCAAGCAGTATCAGGTGCAGGCTTAGGAGCAATTAATGAAATGAAAGAACAATCAAAAGCACTATTAGAGGGGCAAGAGGCAACACCAGAAATCCTTCCTTGTGGTGGAGATAAGAAGCATTATCAAATTGCTTACAATGCAATTCCTCAAATCGATGTATTTGGTGATAATGGATACACGTTTGAAGAAATGAAAATGATAAATGAAACGAAGAAAATTATGCATATGCCTGAGCTTGAAGTAGCTGCAACATGCGTACGTCTACCAGTAGAAACTGGTCACTCTGAATCTGTTTACGTTGAAACAGAAAAGGGTGGAGCAACAGTTGCTGAGCTTAAAGAACTAATGGCTTCATCTCCTGGAATTACACTTGAAGATGATACGGAAAATCAAGTTTATCCAATGGCTATTAATTGTGTAGGTAAAAACGATGTATTTGTTGGTCGTATTCGTAACGACCTAGACAAAGATAATGGTTATCATATGTGGATTGTTTCTGATAATTTATTAAAAGGAGCGGCATGGAACTCTGTTCAAATAGCTGAAAGCCTTGTTAAATTACAATTATTGAAATAA
- the dapG gene encoding aspartate kinase, giving the protein MKIIVQKFGGTSVKDEDVRKKAASHVKAAVDDGYKVVVVVSAMGRSGDPYATDTLLSLINKETSSKRELDLLVSCGEVISSVVFTDLLSSYGLKATAMTGPQAGFRTNEDFSNAKIVEMESKHLRNVLEDFDVIVVAGFQGQSKSGEITTLGRGGSDTSATALGVAIEAEWVDIFTDVEGVMTADPRIVSEARPLSSVSYTEICNMAYQGAKVIHPRAVEIAMQAKIPIHIRSTYSDNRGTLVSTMPNEKSGHEVQERPITGIAHLANISQIKVLAKDGQFDLQEKVFKAMANENISVDFININPLGVVYTVTDDLANRAIEVLTEMGYDPLVTRHCAKVSAVGAGMTGVPGVTAKIVAALAGENIQILQSADSHTTIWVLVKEEDMVKSVNALHQMFQLEQEL; this is encoded by the coding sequence ATGAAAATAATTGTTCAAAAATTCGGCGGAACATCTGTAAAGGATGAAGATGTTCGTAAGAAAGCTGCCTCTCATGTGAAAGCTGCAGTTGATGACGGATATAAAGTAGTTGTCGTCGTATCAGCTATGGGGAGAAGTGGTGACCCCTATGCGACAGACACTTTACTAAGTCTTATTAATAAAGAGACTTCAAGTAAACGTGAACTAGATTTGCTAGTTTCCTGTGGAGAGGTTATATCCTCTGTCGTATTTACAGACCTACTATCAAGTTATGGTCTAAAGGCGACTGCTATGACGGGACCACAAGCTGGATTTAGAACGAATGAAGATTTTTCTAATGCGAAAATTGTAGAGATGGAATCAAAGCATTTACGAAATGTATTAGAAGACTTTGATGTTATTGTTGTTGCGGGATTTCAAGGTCAGTCTAAATCTGGTGAAATCACTACATTAGGTCGTGGTGGTAGTGATACATCCGCTACTGCTCTCGGTGTAGCTATTGAAGCAGAGTGGGTTGATATTTTTACAGATGTAGAAGGAGTTATGACAGCAGACCCTCGAATTGTTTCAGAGGCACGTCCACTATCATCAGTCTCCTATACAGAAATTTGTAATATGGCATACCAAGGAGCTAAGGTCATTCACCCGAGAGCGGTAGAAATTGCAATGCAAGCTAAGATACCAATTCATATACGTTCTACTTATTCAGATAATAGAGGAACGTTAGTATCGACAATGCCAAACGAAAAATCTGGTCATGAAGTACAAGAACGACCTATTACTGGAATTGCTCACTTAGCAAACATTTCTCAAATTAAAGTGTTAGCAAAAGATGGGCAATTTGATTTACAGGAGAAGGTCTTTAAAGCGATGGCTAATGAAAATATTAGTGTTGATTTTATCAATATTAATCCTTTAGGCGTAGTATATACGGTGACTGATGATTTAGCCAATCGTGCAATTGAAGTGTTAACAGAAATGGGGTATGACCCTCTAGTTACAAGACATTGTGCAAAAGTGTCTGCAGTAGGTGCAGGGATGACTGGAGTACCAGGTGTCACAGCAAAAATAGTTGCAGCATTAGCGGGAGAAAATATTCAAATATTACAATCTGCTGATTCACATACAACGATCTGGGTTTTAGTTAAAGAAGAGGACATGGTAAAATCAGTCAATGCATTGCATCAAATGTTCCAGCTTGAACAAGAATTGTGA
- the dapA gene encoding 4-hydroxy-tetrahydrodipicolinate synthase has product MNFGQVVTAMVTPFDKEGNIDYKLTENLIDYLLENGTDALVIAGTTGESPTLTTEEKLSLFEFVVKHVNGRVPVIAGTGGNNTASSVALTRKATLLGVNGIMAVTPYYNKPSQAGLIAHFTAIANATHLPVMLYNIPGRSVINMTAETTIELSKVKNIVSVKEASGDLEQMAAIIEATDSSFTLYSGDDQLTLPAMSIGADGIVSVSAHVIGNEIKEMVTHFINGRTKEAAKLHRELLPIMKGMFAAPNPTCVKAALGLKGIDVGGVRLPLVPLTDEEKEIVSQVMK; this is encoded by the coding sequence GTGAACTTTGGTCAGGTAGTAACGGCAATGGTGACTCCCTTTGATAAAGAGGGAAACATTGATTATAAGTTGACCGAGAATTTAATTGACTACTTGTTGGAGAACGGAACCGATGCCCTTGTTATTGCAGGTACAACGGGAGAATCTCCAACACTAACTACAGAAGAAAAGCTTTCGTTATTTGAATTTGTTGTGAAGCACGTTAATGGTAGAGTGCCAGTGATAGCAGGAACAGGTGGGAATAATACGGCATCATCAGTTGCCTTAACAAGAAAAGCTACTCTTCTTGGTGTCAATGGTATAATGGCAGTAACACCTTATTATAATAAGCCGTCTCAAGCTGGATTGATCGCACATTTTACTGCTATAGCAAATGCTACCCACTTACCAGTTATGCTATATAATATTCCTGGTCGTTCGGTAATAAATATGACTGCAGAAACGACAATAGAACTATCAAAGGTTAAGAATATTGTTTCTGTAAAAGAAGCAAGCGGTGATTTAGAACAAATGGCAGCTATCATAGAAGCTACCGATAGTTCTTTCACACTTTATAGTGGTGATGACCAATTAACATTACCGGCGATGTCAATTGGGGCAGATGGCATTGTTTCTGTATCAGCGCATGTGATAGGAAACGAAATTAAAGAAATGGTTACACATTTCATTAATGGAAGAACTAAAGAGGCAGCAAAGCTTCATCGTGAATTACTACCTATTATGAAGGGGATGTTTGCAGCACCGAACCCAACGTGTGTAAAAGCAGCATTAGGCTTAAAGGGTATTGATGTTGGAGGTGTAAGGCTACCTCTTGTACCGTTAACTGATGAAGAAAAAGAAATCGTTTCTCAAGTAATGAAATAA
- a CDS encoding ribonuclease J produces the protein MSNEYVEKIRVFALGGVGEIGKNMYVVEVGEDIVVIDSGLMFPDDDMLGIDIVIPDVSYLVENADRVRGIILTHGHEDHIGGLPYVLKKLQVPVYGTKLTLGLVEEKLKEAGSLKSSTLKLIDSNSKITIGAVNVSFFRTNHSIPDSVGVCIETSQGAIVHTGDFKFDQTPVDGKRADIGKMSAIGEKGVLCLLSDSTNAERPGSTASESVIGQGISEVFQETEGRIIVTTFASNVHRIQQVIHAAAKANRKVAIIGRSMIKVITIATKLGYLKAPKDIFIEVDEVNKLKPHQVAILTTGSQGEPMSALTRMAKKAHRQIAITDEDTVIIAASPIPGNEKSVSKIIDQLYRIGADVVYGQAKVHASGHGSQEELKLMLNLMQPKYFIPIHGEFRMQCAHKELGIQTGVEPQNIFLIDKGEVVEFTKGQGRKSGKVPSGNVLIDGLGIGDVGNIVLRDRRLLSKDGILVVVVTLNKQTGDIVSGPDIISRGFVYVRESEKLLIEANELVAVTLKKCVTENVNEWSSLKSNVREVLSRFLFEKTKRRPMILPIIMEV, from the coding sequence TTGTCAAATGAATATGTAGAAAAAATACGGGTTTTTGCCTTGGGTGGAGTCGGCGAAATAGGCAAAAATATGTATGTAGTAGAGGTTGGCGAGGATATTGTTGTTATTGACTCTGGTTTAATGTTTCCAGACGATGATATGCTCGGTATCGATATAGTCATTCCAGACGTATCTTACCTCGTTGAAAATGCTGATCGTGTTCGTGGAATCATCTTAACGCATGGACATGAAGACCATATTGGTGGTTTACCCTATGTGTTAAAGAAGCTACAAGTTCCCGTATATGGAACTAAGCTGACACTGGGATTAGTAGAAGAAAAGTTAAAAGAAGCAGGTAGTTTAAAATCTAGTACATTAAAGTTAATTGACTCTAATTCAAAAATTACAATTGGAGCAGTGAATGTATCGTTTTTCAGAACTAATCACAGCATTCCTGACTCTGTTGGAGTTTGTATTGAAACATCACAAGGTGCAATTGTGCATACTGGGGACTTTAAATTTGACCAAACTCCAGTCGATGGTAAAAGAGCTGATATAGGTAAAATGTCTGCTATTGGTGAAAAGGGAGTCCTTTGCCTACTATCAGATAGTACAAACGCTGAGCGCCCTGGTTCAACAGCTTCTGAATCAGTTATTGGACAAGGAATTTCAGAAGTTTTCCAAGAAACAGAAGGTCGTATCATTGTTACGACATTTGCCTCTAATGTCCATCGTATTCAGCAAGTAATTCATGCAGCAGCTAAAGCAAATCGTAAAGTTGCGATTATCGGTCGAAGCATGATTAAAGTGATTACAATTGCGACAAAGTTAGGGTATTTAAAAGCACCAAAGGATATATTTATAGAAGTGGATGAGGTTAATAAGTTAAAGCCTCATCAAGTAGCTATTTTAACTACTGGTAGCCAAGGTGAACCAATGTCTGCTCTTACTCGTATGGCGAAAAAAGCCCATCGTCAAATTGCGATTACAGATGAAGATACGGTTATTATTGCTGCATCACCAATACCTGGAAATGAAAAATCCGTTTCAAAAATTATTGATCAATTATATAGAATAGGTGCAGATGTTGTTTATGGACAAGCAAAAGTTCATGCATCTGGACATGGTAGTCAAGAAGAGTTAAAGCTAATGCTTAATTTAATGCAACCTAAGTATTTTATTCCGATTCATGGTGAATTCCGTATGCAATGCGCACATAAAGAATTAGGAATACAAACTGGTGTAGAGCCACAAAATATTTTCCTTATCGATAAAGGTGAGGTAGTAGAATTTACAAAAGGACAAGGTAGAAAATCAGGGAAAGTACCATCAGGTAATGTGTTAATTGATGGATTAGGTATTGGAGATGTAGGTAATATCGTTCTCCGTGACCGTCGTTTACTTTCGAAAGATGGCATACTTGTTGTTGTTGTTACATTAAACAAACAAACAGGTGACATTGTTTCAGGACCAGATATCATTTCTCGAGGTTTTGTCTACGTGCGTGAATCCGAGAAACTTTTAATAGAAGCAAATGAGTTAGTCGCTGTAACATTAAAAAAATGTGTAACTGAAAATGTAAACGAGTGGTCTTCTTTAAAGAGCAATGTTAGAGAAGTTCTAAGCCGTTTCTTGTTTGAGAAAACGAAGCGTCGCCCAATGATTCTTCCGATTATAATGGAAGTGTAA
- a CDS encoding ClpP family protease, with product MNEQPNQPEQPKQPAPPQGDGVQGGKSDSLLNKIQELGQTNVPEMDQSNIHCLTIIGQIEGHMQLPPQNKTTKYEHIIPQLVAAEQNSKIEGMLIILNTVGGDVEAGLAISEMLASMSKPTVTLVLGGGHSIGVPIAVASNYSYIAGTATMTIHPVRLTGLVIGVPQTFEYLDKMQDRVVNFVTTHSEITEEKFKELMFSKGNLTRDIGTNVVGTDAVSYGLINEVGGIGQALKKLNELIEKKRNSTPEGDMIQ from the coding sequence ATGAATGAACAACCGAATCAACCCGAGCAACCGAAACAACCGGCACCTCCTCAAGGAGATGGCGTACAAGGTGGTAAAAGTGACAGTCTTTTAAATAAAATTCAAGAATTAGGTCAAACAAATGTACCGGAAATGGACCAATCAAACATTCACTGCTTAACGATAATCGGTCAAATTGAGGGGCATATGCAACTGCCACCACAGAATAAAACGACGAAATATGAACATATTATTCCTCAACTTGTAGCAGCAGAACAAAATTCAAAAATTGAAGGTATGCTAATTATTTTAAATACTGTAGGTGGAGATGTTGAAGCAGGTCTAGCGATATCAGAAATGCTTGCATCTATGTCCAAGCCGACAGTTACACTTGTTTTAGGTGGTGGACACTCTATAGGTGTTCCGATTGCCGTAGCTTCTAATTATAGTTATATAGCAGGAACGGCAACGATGACAATCCATCCTGTTAGATTGACAGGTCTAGTCATCGGTGTTCCGCAAACATTTGAATACTTAGATAAAATGCAAGACCGTGTCGTTAATTTTGTTACGACTCACTCAGAAATTACCGAAGAAAAGTTCAAAGAGCTAATGTTTTCTAAAGGCAATTTAACGAGAGATATTGGAACAAATGTTGTTGGTACAGATGCTGTATCATATGGCTTAATTAATGAAGTAGGTGGAATTGGCCAAGCATTGAAAAAATTAAATGAGCTAATAGAGAAAAAAAGAAATTCAACGCCTGAAGGGGATATGATCCAATGA
- a CDS encoding YlzJ-like family protein, which yields MILYTTVPQELIYPEQEESFAKQQTIEIAGGLLVVEAVSESEYKVIRLISSDPMQYLNSSYSPGAVIPMKPQINM from the coding sequence ATGATACTCTATACAACAGTCCCGCAAGAACTAATTTATCCTGAACAAGAAGAAAGTTTCGCTAAGCAGCAAACAATTGAAATTGCTGGGGGATTATTAGTAGTGGAGGCTGTCTCAGAAAGTGAATATAAAGTTATTCGTCTAATTAGCTCTGATCCTATGCAATACTTAAACAGTAGTTATTCTCCAGGAGCAGTCATCCCGATGAAACCTCAAATTAATATGTAA
- a CDS encoding DNA translocase FtsK, giving the protein MAGRKKKRKKFEWKSQLKYELIGLSLLILSVITFARLGSVGEVTVNMFRLFLGEWNIALTIGLFLTAMFIIVKRAVPSFFTRRLLGVYLLVFSFLLLSHLRLFEILAGSDGFQDQSVIRNTWQIYWLYVQGNPPALGLGGGMIGAIGFAVSHFLFDSLGTYLISFFCFIVSIILITGQSLTELITRMFGRSYHFVKQLIDGVVNDLQNGFETMQKKWEERKAIREQMKEVQNQNNQGDSQNTPVQVSTDENEEPIIYDFTSQAYGDEKSDEVPSIVESESADIETDGQASTEPEYIVESEVQTNKDYQLPSFDLLSNPKANGQHLERQNVSANARKLEQTLESFGVKAKVLQVHLGPAVTKYEVHPHVGVKVSKIVNLSDDLALALAAKDIRIEAPIPGKSAIGIEVPNKEVAIVTLREVLDSPQNKKDSVLSVGLGRDISGEPVLAELNKMPHLLVAGATGSGKSVCINGIITSILMKAKPHEVKLMMIDPKMVELTMYNGVPHLLTPVVTEPKKASQALKKVVSEMERRYDLFSHSGTRNIEGYNELIRRQNETNEAQQPFLPFIVVIVDELADLMMVASGDVEDSITRLAQMARAAGIHMIIATQRPSVDVITGVIKANIPSRIAFGVSSQIDSRTILDSGGAEKLLGRGDMLYLPVGASKPTRIQGAFLSDEEVESIVDFVIAQQKAQYQEEMMPTEVPQSTKEVEDDLYLDAVDLVMEMNTASVSMLQRRFRIGYTRAARLIDEMEARGIVGPYEGSKPREVLVQKPLEEEASSQ; this is encoded by the coding sequence ATGGCAGGAAGAAAGAAAAAAAGAAAAAAATTTGAATGGAAGTCACAGTTGAAATATGAACTTATCGGATTAAGTTTGCTTATTCTCTCTGTTATTACATTCGCCCGACTTGGAAGTGTCGGTGAAGTGACAGTGAATATGTTTAGGTTATTTTTAGGGGAATGGAATATTGCATTGACGATCGGACTTTTCCTTACAGCTATGTTTATCATAGTAAAAAGGGCAGTGCCGAGTTTCTTTACTAGGAGATTGTTAGGGGTCTACTTATTAGTCTTCTCATTTTTATTATTAAGCCATTTACGACTTTTTGAAATATTAGCGGGTAGTGATGGTTTTCAAGATCAATCTGTTATACGAAACACATGGCAGATATATTGGCTATATGTACAAGGTAATCCTCCTGCATTAGGTTTAGGAGGAGGTATGATTGGAGCAATAGGTTTTGCTGTCAGTCATTTTTTATTTGATTCACTGGGTACATATTTAATATCCTTTTTTTGTTTTATTGTTTCTATCATTTTAATTACAGGTCAGTCATTAACGGAATTAATTACACGTATGTTTGGTAGAAGTTATCATTTTGTTAAACAGCTTATAGATGGTGTTGTGAATGACTTACAAAATGGTTTTGAAACAATGCAGAAAAAATGGGAAGAGCGTAAAGCAATAAGGGAACAAATGAAAGAAGTACAAAATCAAAATAATCAAGGAGATAGTCAGAATACTCCTGTACAGGTATCAACTGATGAAAATGAAGAACCTATTATTTATGATTTTACATCTCAAGCGTATGGTGATGAGAAGTCAGATGAAGTACCTTCCATAGTTGAAAGTGAATCAGCTGATATAGAAACTGATGGACAAGCCTCAACAGAACCTGAATACATAGTAGAATCAGAAGTTCAAACAAATAAAGATTATCAATTACCATCTTTTGATCTATTAAGTAATCCTAAGGCGAATGGGCAGCACTTAGAAAGGCAGAATGTATCAGCAAATGCGAGGAAATTAGAGCAAACCCTTGAAAGTTTTGGAGTTAAGGCAAAGGTGTTACAAGTTCACCTAGGACCAGCTGTGACAAAATACGAAGTCCATCCTCATGTAGGTGTAAAAGTAAGTAAAATTGTTAATTTATCAGATGATTTAGCTTTAGCATTGGCAGCAAAGGATATTCGTATTGAAGCCCCTATTCCTGGAAAATCGGCTATCGGTATTGAAGTACCGAATAAAGAAGTGGCAATTGTTACATTACGTGAAGTATTAGACTCACCACAAAACAAAAAAGATTCTGTTCTTTCTGTAGGTTTAGGGAGAGATATTTCCGGGGAGCCTGTATTAGCAGAGCTAAATAAAATGCCACATTTATTAGTAGCTGGTGCTACCGGTAGTGGTAAGAGTGTATGTATTAATGGGATTATTACTAGTATTCTCATGAAAGCGAAGCCTCATGAGGTAAAGCTTATGATGATTGACCCCAAAATGGTTGAGCTTACGATGTACAATGGTGTCCCTCATTTATTAACACCTGTTGTAACGGAACCTAAAAAAGCGTCACAAGCACTGAAGAAAGTTGTAAGTGAAATGGAACGAAGATATGACTTATTTTCACACTCAGGAACTAGGAACATTGAAGGCTATAATGAATTAATTCGACGTCAAAATGAAACGAATGAAGCCCAGCAACCATTTTTACCATTTATCGTAGTGATTGTTGATGAGCTTGCAGATTTAATGATGGTAGCTTCAGGGGATGTAGAGGATTCGATTACACGCCTAGCACAAATGGCGCGTGCTGCTGGAATTCATATGATTATTGCGACGCAACGACCTTCTGTTGATGTCATTACTGGGGTAATTAAGGCGAATATTCCTTCTCGAATTGCTTTTGGTGTATCATCTCAAATAGACTCTCGAACAATCCTAGATTCGGGTGGAGCAGAAAAGCTACTAGGAAGAGGAGACATGCTTTACTTACCAGTTGGTGCTTCAAAGCCAACACGTATTCAGGGAGCGTTTTTATCTGATGAGGAAGTAGAATCGATTGTTGACTTTGTTATTGCACAGCAAAAGGCACAGTATCAAGAAGAAATGATGCCAACAGAAGTACCTCAATCAACGAAAGAAGTTGAGGATGATTTATATTTAGATGCAGTAGATTTAGTAATGGAAATGAATACTGCAAGTGTATCAATGCTACAAAGACGTTTTAGAATTGGCTACACAAGAGCAGCAAGGTTAATTGATGAAATGGAGGCAAGAGGAATCGTAGGTCCTTATGAAGGAAGTAAACCTAGAGAAGTCCTTGTACAAAAGCCACTAGAAGAAGAAGCTTCTTCACAGTAA